A genomic window from Pseudomonadales bacterium includes:
- a CDS encoding acetyl-CoA acetyltransferase has product MNEVPVLVGVAQLDQRCDDPLAAREPLTLMIDALRAAAEDAHCPELPSAASSIRVVRGIWPYKNPAKVIGAALGNSSAENCLTPFGGNFVQTALNQAALDIQAGRHDIVLITGAECGNTQARARRAGLDLRSALNWQEAPGRPDRMLGEDLVMAHARELALGIRMPIQVYPMFENALRHHLGESLDTHLKRVSELWAGFSAVAAQNPHAWIREACSAEEIRTLSERNRPVSFPYPKLMNSNSNVDQAAALILCSESRATTLGIPRDKWIYPWSGSDAHDHYFVSNRDNFYSSPAIRLAGARALELAGVEVSGLDLVDVYSCFPVAVQVAAREIGLDQQKPLTVTGGLTFAGGPLNNYVMHSIATMAELLRAAPSKKGLITANGGYLTKHAFGVYSCDRPEKPFAHANVQAEVDATPRREVVDTHAGSAEVESYTVMFGASGPQIGHISALLPDGRRAWANCTDQETLQAMTVEEFCGRRVRLDGDIATFA; this is encoded by the coding sequence ATGAATGAAGTTCCCGTTCTTGTCGGCGTTGCGCAACTCGACCAGCGTTGCGACGATCCCCTTGCCGCCAGAGAACCGCTGACGCTGATGATTGACGCCCTGCGGGCGGCGGCGGAAGACGCGCACTGCCCGGAACTGCCATCCGCTGCGAGTTCCATCCGGGTGGTCCGGGGTATCTGGCCCTATAAGAACCCGGCAAAGGTCATCGGCGCCGCGCTGGGCAACAGCAGCGCTGAGAACTGCCTCACCCCGTTCGGCGGCAACTTCGTGCAGACCGCCCTGAATCAGGCTGCACTGGATATCCAGGCCGGACGCCACGACATCGTGCTGATCACCGGGGCCGAATGCGGCAATACCCAGGCCAGAGCGCGCCGCGCCGGGCTCGATCTGCGCAGTGCGCTGAACTGGCAGGAGGCGCCCGGCAGACCCGATCGGATGCTCGGCGAAGACCTGGTCATGGCGCACGCACGGGAGCTGGCCCTTGGCATCCGCATGCCGATCCAGGTCTACCCCATGTTCGAAAACGCCCTGCGTCATCACCTGGGCGAATCCCTGGACACGCACCTGAAGCGGGTGTCCGAACTCTGGGCCGGTTTTTCAGCGGTCGCCGCACAGAATCCCCATGCCTGGATCCGGGAAGCCTGCAGCGCCGAGGAAATCCGCACGCTCTCAGAACGTAACCGTCCGGTGTCTTTCCCTTATCCGAAACTCATGAACTCGAACAGCAATGTCGACCAGGCCGCCGCGCTGATTCTCTGCTCGGAATCCCGGGCGACCACCCTGGGGATACCCCGGGACAAATGGATCTATCCCTGGTCAGGCAGCGATGCGCACGATCACTACTTCGTCTCCAACCGGGACAATTTCTACTCCTCCCCCGCCATCCGGCTGGCCGGCGCCCGGGCACTGGAACTGGCCGGTGTCGAAGTCAGCGGGCTCGACCTGGTCGACGTCTACAGCTGCTTTCCTGTGGCTGTGCAGGTGGCGGCCCGGGAAATCGGTCTGGATCAGCAAAAGCCCCTGACCGTGACCGGCGGTTTGACTTTTGCAGGCGGTCCGCTCAACAACTATGTGATGCACTCCATCGCCACCATGGCAGAACTGCTCCGCGCAGCCCCTTCGAAAAAAGGTCTGATCACTGCAAATGGCGGTTATCTGACCAAACATGCCTTCGGTGTGTACAGCTGCGACAGGCCCGAGAAGCCTTTCGCGCATGCAAATGTGCAGGCCGAGGTGGACGCCACGCCGCGCCGGGAGGTGGTGGACACCCATGCGGGATCCGCTGAAGTGGAGAGCTACACCGTGATGTTCGGAGCGAGCGGACCACAGATCGGCCACATCAGCGCCCTGCTGCCCGATGGCCGGCGCGCCTGGGCGAACTGCACGGATCAGGAAACGCTGCAGGCGATGACCGTGGAGGAATTCTGTGGCCGCCGGGTCAGGCTGGACGGTGACATCGCAACCTTTGCGTAG
- a CDS encoding DNA polymerase III subunit chi, translated as MTRVDFYILKDVEITAMQRFACRLACKAVDSGQQVVVHAADEKSARAFDALLWEYPEQRFLPHGIERSPEAEGAPLVVSWGEPRRYDGVLINLAPAVPDFFGRFERVAEIVVGSSRDAGRARYQFYRDRGFPLYHHELDDWEG; from the coding sequence ATGACACGGGTCGATTTCTACATTCTCAAGGACGTGGAAATCACTGCCATGCAGCGTTTCGCCTGTCGGCTGGCCTGCAAGGCGGTCGACAGCGGACAGCAGGTGGTCGTGCACGCGGCAGACGAAAAGAGCGCCCGGGCATTCGATGCGCTGCTGTGGGAGTATCCCGAACAGCGCTTTCTGCCCCACGGCATCGAACGTTCGCCCGAGGCCGAAGGCGCACCGCTGGTGGTGTCCTGGGGCGAACCGAGACGCTACGATGGGGTACTGATCAATCTCGCGCCTGCTGTACCGGATTTTTTCGGGCGCTTCGAGCGGGTGGCAGAGATTGTCGTTGGCAGCAGCCGGGACGCAGGTAGGGCCCGTTATCAGTTCTACCGGGACAGAGGCTTTCCGCTCTATCACCACGAACTCGACGACTGGGAAGGCTAG
- a CDS encoding valine--tRNA ligase: MDSSFDPHSIEQALYREWEDAGYFAPRGDGDGYCIVIPPPNVTGSLHMGHAFQHTLMDALIRYHRMKGDRTLWQMGTDHAGISTQMLVERQLNARQISRHEIGREAFTEKVWEWKRESGGTISEQLRRMGSSLDWSRDRFTLDEGFSRAVLEVFVRLHEEGLIYRGKRLVNWDPELRTAISDLEVVSSEEDGSLWHFRYPLAAGLKSSTGLDYLVVATTRPETMLGDTAVAVHPQDERFSHLVGGSVRLPLADRQIPIIADDYVDREFGSGCVKITPAHDFNDNDIGARHGLPLINLFTEDARLNDEVPAAYRGLDRFEARKRIVADLEALGLLDRIEPHKLMVPRGDRSDAVIEPLLTDQWFVKISPLAEPAMAAVKNGDIEFIPKQYENVYFSWMNNIQDWCISRQQWWGHRIPAWYDAAGNIYVGRSETEVRSRHTLDTGVVLTRDPDVLETWFSSSLWTFGTLGWPENTEDLARYHPTDVLVTGHDIIFFWVARMIMMTLKFTGQVPFRQVYIHGLVRDAEGQKMSKTRGNGLDPLDLIDGISLEDLLEKRTANLTQPQMKPRIEKATRRDFPEGIPSFGTDALRFTFCALASTGRDVRFDLNRVEGYRNFCNKLWNAAKFVLQNCEEVDLKGPQELSMADRWILSKTATLLQTCELAISTYRFDLYAGALYDFIWHEYCDWYLELTKPLLWDEAADAAALRGTQYTLLRVLEALLRTTHPVMPFITESIWRASAPLLEITGPTIMLQPFPQTADFPADSEAEAAIEWLKQVIVGIRNIRGEANIKPSTEIEVLLQNGDAQDRTLALATDGLLKRMAKISRIRWLDAADTAPPNALAVAGDLKIMVPLAGLIDVAAEKARIGKEIERKRAELRRLEGKLANASFVAKAPAAVVDAERVKAADAASTLVLLETQLKGLDELA; encoded by the coding sequence ATGGACAGCAGTTTTGATCCACACAGCATCGAGCAGGCACTCTACCGGGAATGGGAAGACGCCGGCTATTTCGCGCCTCGGGGAGACGGTGACGGTTACTGCATAGTCATTCCGCCACCGAATGTCACCGGCAGCCTGCATATGGGACATGCGTTTCAGCATACCCTCATGGATGCACTGATCCGCTACCACCGCATGAAGGGCGACCGCACCCTCTGGCAGATGGGCACCGACCATGCGGGCATCTCCACTCAGATGCTGGTCGAACGCCAGCTCAACGCGCGGCAGATCAGCCGGCATGAGATCGGCAGAGAAGCCTTTACGGAGAAGGTCTGGGAATGGAAGCGCGAGTCCGGCGGCACCATCTCCGAGCAGTTGCGGCGCATGGGCTCCTCACTGGACTGGTCGCGTGACCGCTTCACCCTCGATGAAGGATTTTCCAGGGCCGTGCTCGAGGTTTTCGTGCGGCTGCACGAAGAAGGCCTCATCTATCGCGGCAAGCGGCTGGTGAACTGGGATCCCGAGCTGCGCACCGCCATCTCCGATCTGGAAGTGGTCAGCAGCGAAGAGGACGGCAGCCTCTGGCACTTCCGCTATCCGCTGGCCGCCGGGCTGAAAAGCAGCACGGGGCTGGATTATCTGGTGGTCGCCACGACACGGCCTGAGACCATGCTCGGTGACACGGCAGTCGCCGTGCATCCGCAGGACGAGCGCTTCAGTCATCTGGTCGGTGGCAGCGTGCGGCTGCCTCTGGCAGATCGGCAGATCCCAATCATCGCCGATGACTATGTCGACCGGGAGTTCGGCAGCGGCTGTGTGAAGATCACTCCGGCCCATGACTTCAATGACAACGACATTGGCGCCCGGCACGGACTGCCGTTGATCAATCTGTTCACCGAAGACGCACGTCTGAATGATGAAGTACCGGCCGCCTACCGGGGCCTGGATCGCTTCGAGGCCCGCAAACGGATCGTCGCCGATCTCGAAGCGCTCGGACTGCTGGACAGGATCGAACCGCACAAGCTCATGGTACCCCGGGGAGATCGCTCGGACGCGGTGATCGAACCCCTGCTCACAGATCAGTGGTTCGTGAAGATTTCCCCGCTGGCGGAACCTGCCATGGCGGCAGTAAAGAACGGCGACATCGAGTTCATCCCGAAGCAGTATGAAAACGTCTATTTCTCCTGGATGAACAACATCCAGGACTGGTGCATTTCCCGCCAGCAGTGGTGGGGGCATCGGATTCCCGCCTGGTACGACGCCGCCGGCAACATCTATGTAGGGCGCAGCGAAACCGAGGTCCGCAGCCGACACACCCTGGACACCGGGGTTGTGCTCACCCGGGATCCGGACGTGCTGGAAACCTGGTTCTCTTCATCGTTGTGGACTTTCGGCACCCTCGGCTGGCCTGAGAACACCGAAGATCTCGCGCGCTATCACCCCACCGACGTGCTGGTTACCGGCCACGACATCATTTTCTTCTGGGTCGCCCGGATGATCATGATGACCCTGAAGTTCACCGGCCAGGTGCCTTTCCGGCAGGTATATATTCACGGCCTGGTACGGGACGCCGAAGGTCAGAAGATGTCCAAGACTCGAGGCAATGGTCTCGATCCACTGGATCTCATCGACGGTATCTCCCTGGAGGATCTGCTCGAAAAAAGAACCGCCAACCTGACTCAACCCCAGATGAAACCCCGAATCGAGAAAGCCACCCGCCGGGACTTTCCCGAAGGTATCCCTTCGTTCGGAACGGACGCGCTGCGCTTCACCTTCTGCGCTCTCGCCAGTACCGGTCGGGATGTGCGCTTCGATCTGAATCGAGTCGAAGGCTACCGGAATTTCTGCAACAAACTGTGGAACGCGGCGAAATTCGTGTTACAGAACTGTGAGGAAGTGGATCTCAAGGGGCCGCAGGAGCTGAGCATGGCGGATCGGTGGATTCTGTCGAAGACGGCCACCCTGCTGCAGACCTGCGAGCTGGCCATTTCGACCTATCGTTTCGATCTTTATGCGGGCGCGCTCTACGACTTCATCTGGCACGAGTACTGCGACTGGTATCTGGAACTCACCAAGCCGCTGCTGTGGGACGAAGCGGCGGATGCAGCCGCCCTGCGTGGTACCCAATACACCCTGCTCCGGGTGCTCGAAGCACTGCTGCGCACTACCCATCCCGTCATGCCTTTCATCACGGAATCGATATGGCGTGCCAGTGCACCGCTGCTGGAGATCACCGGCCCCACGATCATGCTGCAGCCATTTCCGCAGACGGCGGACTTTCCTGCCGACTCAGAGGCGGAGGCAGCCATCGAGTGGCTGAAGCAGGTGATCGTCGGCATTCGCAACATCCGCGGAGAAGCCAACATCAAACCCAGCACCGAGATCGAAGTTCTGCTGCAGAACGGCGATGCCCAGGACCGGACCCTGGCCCTGGCAACCGACGGACTGCTCAAACGGATGGCGAAAATCAGCAGGATCCGCTGGCTCGACGCTGCGGATACCGCTCCTCCAAACGCCCTGGCGGTAGCTGGAGATCTGAAGATCATGGTGCCCCTGGCGGGACTCATCGATGTGGCTGCTGAAAAGGCTCGCATTGGCAAGGAGATCGAGCGCAAGCGTGCGGAACTGCGGCGCCTCGAAGGAAAACTGGCCAACGCAAGCTTTGTGGCCAAGGCGCCTGCCGCCGTGGTGGACGCGGAACGTGTTAAGGCTGCCGATGCAGCCAGCACCCTGGTCCTGCTGGAGACTCAGCTCAAAGGTCTCGACGAACTGGCCTGA
- the lptF gene encoding LPS export ABC transporter permease LptF, whose product MAVAARYVARELMAVFVVVMVILFTVTVGARFIGYLQDAALGKYSAASVLTILWLRLPGFLELVLPFSLFLALLITLGRLYAEQEFSALQVGGASPGRVLGWLTIPIVIVAVIVGYFSLLQKPANILALSEFMLAERSSQEFRAVSPGVFHDFQRGKRVTYAESLSEDRQLLKEVFLVEYSREDPRIVTVRAEEGRQYVDPNSGTRYLLMKNGTRQWGVIGTSDYQVLDFKELSQRLVPEEPVLSRIDMQALPTTELLERRTEPEVAAELHWRIALPLLVLVTSLLGVGLARVKPRQGRFARLLPGFAVFVGYYVLLVLNQNALIEGWWPAAGGFWLVHLGFLALGLFTLHRSGLPARH is encoded by the coding sequence ATGGCGGTGGCCGCGCGGTACGTGGCGCGTGAACTGATGGCGGTATTTGTCGTGGTCATGGTGATCCTTTTCACCGTCACTGTGGGCGCTCGCTTCATCGGTTACCTGCAGGATGCGGCGCTGGGAAAATACTCTGCGGCCAGTGTGCTGACGATTCTGTGGCTGCGATTGCCGGGCTTTCTGGAACTGGTGCTGCCCTTTTCCCTCTTTCTGGCGCTGCTGATCACCCTGGGTCGACTCTATGCTGAACAGGAGTTTTCCGCGCTGCAGGTGGGTGGTGCCAGTCCCGGTCGAGTGCTCGGGTGGTTGACCATTCCCATCGTGATCGTGGCAGTCATCGTCGGCTATTTCAGCTTGCTGCAGAAGCCTGCAAACATTCTCGCCCTGTCTGAGTTCATGCTGGCGGAGCGATCCAGCCAGGAGTTCCGGGCCGTCAGCCCGGGCGTGTTTCATGATTTCCAGCGTGGTAAACGGGTGACCTATGCCGAGTCACTCAGTGAAGATCGACAATTGCTCAAAGAGGTCTTCCTCGTCGAGTACAGCCGCGAGGACCCTCGAATCGTCACGGTGCGGGCGGAGGAAGGGCGTCAGTATGTGGACCCCAATTCCGGCACTCGCTATCTGCTCATGAAGAACGGAACCCGCCAGTGGGGAGTCATCGGTACGAGCGACTACCAGGTGCTCGATTTCAAGGAGCTGTCACAGCGCCTGGTGCCTGAAGAACCGGTGCTGTCACGTATCGATATGCAGGCCCTGCCGACCACAGAACTGCTCGAGCGGCGCACCGAACCGGAGGTTGCAGCCGAGCTGCACTGGCGGATTGCGCTGCCCCTGCTGGTGCTTGTGACATCGCTGCTGGGTGTCGGGCTGGCGCGAGTGAAACCGAGGCAGGGCAGGTTTGCACGACTGCTGCCGGGATTTGCGGTGTTCGTGGGCTACTACGTGCTGCTGGTGCTCAATCAGAACGCCCTGATCGAAGGCTGGTGGCCGGCGGCGGGTGGATTCTGGCTCGTGCACCTCGGCTTTCTGGCGCTGGGACTGTTCACGCTGCACCGCTCCGGACTGCCGGCCAGGCATTGA
- a CDS encoding leucyl aminopeptidase, with translation MKYSTKTGTLSELRTDVLIASRKTAESTARALGSRELLTAAITDFKDKPGEVLLVNLPAKSGVRRLLIAGGTDGTLSETDFRKALRTTAERLKTLPAKNALWALTLARVTGKDAYWKASTALTALSTALYAFDLHKSKPAETPATTITRVDFHADGRSKSQISRAVRHGQAAKSGLDWARDLGNQPPNICDPGFLLKESRKLAKDPAVTVSALDEKRMTELGMGAFLSVSRGSDKPGKMIIIQYRGAKKAKDAPIVLVGKGITFDTGGISLKPGAAMDEMKFDMCGAASVLGATRAVIEARLPINLVTIVAAAENMPSGRATRPGDIVSTHSGKTVEILNTDAEGRLVLCDALSYAAERFKPKVIIDVATLTGAIIVALGAQASGLFSSDDALAQDLLAAGEFSGDRAWRMPVWEEYQPSLKSPFADVANIGTGGAGSVLAACFLARFVEKQRWAHLDVAGTAFQGGTTKGATGRPVSLLFRYLVDQAGG, from the coding sequence ATGAAGTATTCGACCAAGACCGGCACCCTGAGCGAACTGCGCACCGATGTTCTGATCGCGAGTCGTAAGACGGCGGAAAGCACCGCCCGAGCGCTGGGGTCCCGGGAGCTGCTGACCGCCGCAATTACCGATTTCAAGGACAAGCCTGGCGAAGTCCTGCTGGTCAATCTGCCTGCAAAGTCCGGCGTCCGACGGCTGCTGATCGCGGGCGGTACGGACGGCACCCTCTCTGAGACAGATTTCCGGAAAGCGCTCCGCACTACCGCTGAACGCTTGAAAACACTCCCGGCAAAGAACGCGCTCTGGGCACTCACCCTGGCCCGGGTCACCGGCAAGGATGCCTACTGGAAGGCCAGCACCGCGCTCACCGCCCTCTCCACCGCCCTCTATGCCTTCGATCTGCACAAGAGTAAACCCGCCGAGACACCGGCGACGACAATCACCCGTGTCGACTTTCACGCGGATGGCCGCTCGAAGAGCCAGATCAGCCGGGCAGTGCGCCATGGCCAGGCGGCAAAGAGCGGACTCGACTGGGCCCGGGACCTGGGTAATCAGCCGCCCAACATCTGTGATCCGGGCTTTCTGCTGAAAGAGTCGCGCAAGCTGGCGAAGGATCCCGCAGTCACCGTTTCCGCACTGGATGAGAAACGCATGACCGAACTGGGCATGGGTGCTTTCCTCTCGGTCAGCCGGGGCAGCGACAAGCCCGGGAAAATGATCATCATTCAGTATCGTGGCGCGAAGAAAGCCAAGGATGCCCCCATCGTGCTCGTCGGCAAGGGCATCACTTTCGATACCGGCGGCATCAGCCTCAAGCCGGGTGCGGCGATGGATGAGATGAAGTTCGATATGTGTGGTGCCGCCAGCGTACTCGGCGCGACCCGGGCAGTTATCGAAGCCAGGCTGCCCATAAATCTGGTGACCATCGTAGCGGCTGCGGAAAACATGCCCAGTGGCCGGGCGACGCGGCCCGGTGACATCGTCTCAACTCACTCGGGCAAAACGGTGGAAATCCTCAACACCGACGCGGAAGGCCGCCTGGTGTTGTGTGATGCTTTAAGTTACGCCGCTGAACGCTTCAAGCCGAAAGTGATCATCGATGTGGCCACCCTCACCGGCGCCATCATCGTTGCGCTAGGTGCCCAGGCCTCCGGTCTGTTCAGCAGCGACGACGCGCTGGCCCAGGACCTCCTCGCGGCCGGCGAATTCAGCGGCGATCGGGCCTGGCGAATGCCCGTATGGGAGGAATATCAGCCGAGCCTGAAGAGTCCCTTCGCCGATGTGGCCAACATCGGTACCGGTGGTGCAGGCTCGGTACTCGCCGCCTGTTTTCTCGCGCGCTTTGTCGAAAAGCAGCGCTGGGCCCATCTCGATGTCGCCGGCACGGCCTTCCAGGGAGGCACGACAAAAGGCGCCACTGGCCGGCCGGTAAGTCTGCTGTTCCGCTATCTGGTCGATCAGGCAGGCGGATGA
- the queA gene encoding tRNA preQ1(34) S-adenosylmethionine ribosyltransferase-isomerase QueA gives MPNRKELKSDFHYDLPEQLIAQFPPVVRGTSRLLEVGADRCRHREFDGLTELVRPGDLLVVNDTRVIKARLMAVKDSGGAAEILVERVESECLALCQVKVSKSLKQGRLLHVGDLACEVQGRSGEFYRLLFPQPVLDVLETHGQMPLPPYIQRNPEDEDAERYQTVYSASPGAIAAPTAGLHFTPELLDALRGRGARIAEVTLHVGAGTFQPVRADRIEDHRLHEERYCVPEATAAAIARTAASGGRVVAVGTTVVRTLEAANAGRHRVRSGWGATDLFIREGYEFKVVDALVTNFHLPESSLLMLVCAFAGHDRVMAAYRQAVAAGYRFFSYGDAMWLTRETGAPG, from the coding sequence TTGCCCAACAGGAAAGAGCTGAAGTCAGACTTCCACTACGACCTGCCGGAACAGCTGATCGCTCAGTTCCCGCCGGTGGTGCGGGGCACCAGCCGGCTGCTGGAAGTAGGCGCCGATCGGTGCCGCCACCGTGAATTTGATGGACTCACGGAACTCGTCCGACCCGGCGACCTCCTGGTGGTGAACGATACCCGGGTCATCAAAGCCAGGCTGATGGCAGTGAAGGACTCCGGAGGCGCAGCGGAGATCCTGGTTGAGCGGGTGGAATCCGAGTGCCTGGCGCTGTGCCAGGTGAAGGTCAGCAAGTCACTCAAGCAGGGCCGGCTGCTGCATGTGGGGGATCTCGCCTGTGAAGTGCAGGGGCGCTCCGGGGAGTTCTACCGTCTGCTATTCCCCCAGCCGGTTCTGGACGTGCTCGAAACTCACGGTCAGATGCCTCTGCCGCCCTATATTCAGCGCAATCCGGAGGACGAGGATGCGGAACGCTACCAGACCGTCTACAGCGCTTCACCCGGGGCTATCGCCGCGCCTACTGCGGGTCTTCATTTCACCCCCGAACTGCTCGATGCCCTGCGTGGCCGGGGTGCCCGGATTGCCGAGGTGACCCTCCATGTCGGTGCGGGAACCTTTCAACCCGTCCGCGCGGATCGCATCGAAGACCACAGGCTGCACGAGGAGCGCTACTGTGTACCGGAAGCTACGGCGGCGGCGATTGCGCGCACCGCCGCCAGCGGCGGACGTGTCGTGGCAGTCGGGACGACGGTGGTGCGAACACTGGAAGCCGCGAACGCAGGCCGCCACCGGGTCAGGTCAGGCTGGGGGGCGACCGACCTGTTCATCCGGGAAGGCTATGAATTCAAAGTTGTGGATGCGCTTGTCACCAATTTTCATCTGCCGGAGTCGAGTCTGCTCATGCTGGTGTGCGCATTTGCCGGGCACGACCGGGTCATGGCCGCCTACCGGCAGGCAGTTGCGGCCGGCTACCGGTTCTTCAGTTACGGTGATGCGATGTGGCTGACCCGGGAAACAGGAGCACCAGGGTGA
- the lptG gene encoding LPS export ABC transporter permease LptG, translating to MDRYIGSAVLGAVVLVLLAFLGLITLFALLEELGENEAGYTLLDALQYVLLTTPRRIYEVLPYVAFLGALIGLGNLASSSQIVVLRANGVSPGRIFGSVAMPVVLIFGLGFSLGEWVAPRAEERAELFKLRAVSDVEVLKLSRAYWYREGNMMMRVLGLGSDGELVGINQYWYGTDRSLQTAVAAARASYRGGDDPHWQLEDVDISRFGDAAIRVEHHDSLRWDGQVDPGVLSIRVLVDPRQLSLADLNAQVDYMTREGLQPAPYQLAYWSKVLQPLAVLGLALLALGFVLGPLREVNMGVRLSVGIFVGLGFKYLQDLFAPMSMVYDLPPVLAVLIPIIVCWLLGAWGLRRVA from the coding sequence ATGGACAGATACATAGGATCTGCCGTGCTGGGTGCGGTGGTACTGGTTCTACTCGCCTTTCTCGGCCTCATCACACTGTTCGCTCTGCTCGAGGAACTTGGCGAAAACGAAGCCGGGTACACGCTGTTGGATGCGCTCCAGTATGTGCTCCTGACCACGCCGAGAAGAATCTACGAAGTGCTCCCCTATGTCGCCTTTCTGGGCGCACTGATCGGCCTTGGTAATCTGGCTTCAAGTTCCCAGATCGTGGTGCTGCGTGCGAACGGGGTATCCCCCGGGCGCATCTTCGGCAGTGTGGCGATGCCGGTGGTGCTGATTTTCGGACTCGGTTTCAGTCTGGGCGAGTGGGTGGCACCCCGGGCGGAAGAGCGGGCCGAGCTTTTCAAGCTGCGTGCGGTGAGTGACGTGGAGGTGCTGAAACTCTCCCGCGCCTACTGGTATCGCGAGGGCAACATGATGATGAGAGTGCTGGGACTCGGCAGCGATGGTGAGCTGGTAGGTATCAATCAGTACTGGTACGGCACGGATCGGAGTCTGCAGACTGCGGTGGCCGCGGCACGGGCCTCCTACCGCGGCGGCGATGATCCACACTGGCAGCTCGAAGATGTGGACATCAGTCGATTTGGCGATGCAGCGATCCGTGTCGAGCATCACGACAGCCTGCGCTGGGACGGGCAGGTGGATCCCGGTGTACTGAGCATCCGGGTGCTGGTGGATCCGCGGCAGCTGTCACTTGCAGACCTGAATGCTCAGGTGGATTACATGACCAGAGAAGGTCTGCAGCCGGCGCCTTATCAGCTCGCCTACTGGAGCAAAGTGCTCCAGCCGCTGGCGGTACTCGGACTCGCCCTGCTGGCGCTGGGCTTTGTGCTCGGACCCTTAAGGGAAGTGAACATGGGGGTGCGGCTGTCGGTGGGCATTTTTGTGGGCCTGGGCTTCAAGTATCTGCAGGATTTGTTTGCGCCGATGAGCATGGTCTACGACCTGCCGCCGGTCCTGGCGGTGCTGATTCCGATCATCGTCTGCTGGTTGCTGGGAGCCTGGGGACTGAGGCGGGTTGCCTGA
- a CDS encoding RDD family protein, with protein sequence MSPVEKPAGLLRRIGAMVYDALIILAVWMFTLFPVVALRNDVVVGPGIQSLLFIELFGFFAYFWLMKGQTIGMLAWHLKLETLDGGPLRPRAAILRFLGALLSFATCGVGYLWIYIDPAHRSWSDLFSGTITVHARPEHAR encoded by the coding sequence GTGTCGCCCGTCGAGAAACCCGCCGGCCTGCTGCGACGCATTGGTGCGATGGTGTACGACGCACTCATTATTCTCGCCGTGTGGATGTTCACCCTTTTCCCCGTTGTCGCCTTACGCAACGACGTGGTGGTGGGACCCGGCATCCAGAGTCTGCTCTTCATCGAGTTGTTTGGCTTTTTCGCCTACTTCTGGCTGATGAAAGGACAGACCATCGGCATGCTGGCCTGGCACCTGAAACTGGAGACTCTGGATGGCGGACCGCTGCGCCCCAGGGCGGCGATCCTCCGTTTCCTGGGCGCCCTGCTGTCTTTCGCGACCTGTGGTGTCGGCTATCTGTGGATTTATATCGATCCCGCCCATCGCAGCTGGTCGGATCTGTTCTCGGGCACCATCACGGTGCACGCGCGCCCGGAGCACGCGCGCTGA